A segment of the Syntrophorhabdaceae bacterium genome:
TTAACCCATGTCTCAGGTCCACTTCAAGGCCGCCTCCGGGAGACAGTCCGGAGACCGGAAGGACGATTACGGCTTTGCCTGATCGCCCAGGCGCTCCCGGCACCACGATTCGTATGAAGCGGCGATCTCGAGGTATTCGCCCACTTGAACGGGGGGTATATTGATCTTCTTAAGCGATTCGCCGTCGATCCTGCCTTCCAGGGCCAGCCCTTGTCCCATCTCCTCTATGAGGCGCAGATGGCCGGCGAGCAAATCGGGCTGGATCTGAAGGGCAATGGAGCCCGGGATACAGACCTCGCCTATGGGCTCGGCGCCGAAATTGGCCGCTCCTGCCCTGAAGGTGGCAATGAGGGGATCGAAGGTGGCGGTCTCGGGGAAGCCGCTCGTGGAGACGAGGAGGAACCTCCCCGGCATTCTCCAGTTGAAGGGATGGCGTATCCTGCCCGTCTTGTCCCGTACGAGGAAAGGCTGGAGGCAGGCCACGGACCTGTCTATGACCGCTTTCATCTGAGAGCTCATGCTGTCAACATAGACGGGAGTGCCTATGACGAGAATATCGGATGTCTTGAGGGCCCCGTAGATCTCCTCCATATCGTCTTTAATCGCACATACCCCTGGCGTTTTATGCATGCACGCCAGGCATCCGATGCAGGACGCGATCTTCATGGAGCAGACGGAAAACTGCCGCACCTGCCCATTGCCCGCGGATATTCCGGCCGCGAGAGCCGCGAGGAGCTTATTGGTCACGCTCTTCGGTCCCCTGGGGCTTCCGCTCAGGATCAATACGTTCATTCTTTCCTCCCCGGCAGTGTCCGCCTCTTCTCCCGGCCGGGCGACTTCTCCCGCGGGGCCTTGCCGTAACTATACTATACCTCAACTCGGCTTAGCCGGAAAACAGATTTTATCGTGCCCCCAGGGGTCTCGTTTTCTCCCCGGCTTACGGATAACGCGGATCAGGAGGTGCGGGTTGACGCTATTTTCTCATGTGCTTATATTGTGGGCCAAGATCCAAATAGGATTTTAGGAGGTTCTTATGAAAGCATTGGTTTTCGAAGGAATAGGGAGCATAGGGATTCAAAACGTGCCTGACCCAGAAATCAAAGAGCCCACCGACGCGATCGTGCGGCTCACGGCTTCGGCCATCTGCGGGACTGACCTTCACATGATAAGGGGAACCATGGGCCACATGAGACCAGGGACGATCCTCGGTCACGAAGGGGTCGGCACCGTCGAGGAAGTAGGTTCCGCGGTGAGAAACCTGAGGATAGGCGACCGGGTCATCATACCGTCGACCATCGCCTGCGGCTACTGCTCTTACTGCCGTAAAGGCTACTATTCGCAATGTGACAATGCGAACCCGAAGGGCAAGCTGGCGGGGACGGCATTTTTCGGCGGGCCCGAAGAATCCGGTTCTTTCGACGGGCTGCAGGCCGAGTATGCCCGCATACCCTTTGCAAATGTGGGACCCGTGGCGGTCCACAACCATGTGGACGATGACAAGGCGATCATGCTATCAGATATCTTCCCCACCGGTTATTTCGGCGCCGATATGGCCGAGATAAAACCGGGCGATACGGTCGCGGTCTTCGGCTGTGGTCCCGTAGGCCAATTCGCGATCGCGAGCGCCATGATGATGGA
Coding sequences within it:
- a CDS encoding flavodoxin family protein — protein: MNVLILSGSPRGPKSVTNKLLAALAAGISAGNGQVRQFSVCSMKIASCIGCLACMHKTPGVCAIKDDMEEIYGALKTSDILVIGTPVYVDSMSSQMKAVIDRSVACLQPFLVRDKTGRIRHPFNWRMPGRFLLVSTSGFPETATFDPLIATFRAGAANFGAEPIGEVCIPGSIALQIQPDLLAGHLRLIEEMGQGLALEGRIDGESLKKINIPPVQVGEYLEIAASYESWCRERLGDQAKP